A portion of the Mytilus galloprovincialis chromosome 12, xbMytGall1.hap1.1, whole genome shotgun sequence genome contains these proteins:
- the LOC143055675 gene encoding perlucin-like protein translates to MLRLFLIAFVWYFIENLGIVLTDCPFGWQHYNSSCYFFSSEKLDWYYAEFACRAHDARLVEIETKDRQDFIADIAKHHPHARNYWTGGRDDVTEGRWIWSSTDQPITFTNWGPHEPSNRTDQNCIAIHAATNWKWVDGTCSETTWFICEKKYHNSGEIVG, encoded by the exons atgttaCGATTGTTTCTGATAGCTTTTGTGTggtattttattgaaaatttag GAATTGTGTTGACAGATTGTCCATTCGGATGGCAGCATTACAATAGTTCATGCTACTTTTTCAGTTCCGAGAAATTAGATTGGTATTATGCGGAG TTTGCCTGCCGAGCACATGATGCAAGGCTCGTTGAAATCGAAACAAAGGACCGGCAAGACTTTATTGCAGATATAGCTAAACACCATCCTCACGCCC GCAATTATTGGACAGGAGGACGAGATGATGTTACTGAAGGTAGATGGATATGGTCATCAACAGACCAGCCAATAACCTTTACGAACTGGGGTCCACATGAACCAAGTAATAGAACAGACCAAAACTGCATCGCTATACACGCTGCTACTAACTGGAAGTGGGTTGATGGGACATGCTCGGAAACAACATGGTTTATCTGTGAGAAAAA